Sequence from the Afifella aestuarii genome:
GCTTTTCGCGGAAGACGGCAAAAGCCTGGCCGAACCAGGCACCATCCGTCGACTTTTCGAGCAAGCCGGCGTCGACTGGCACAGACCCATCATCACATCCTGCGGCTCGGGCGTCACGGCCGCCGTCTTGAGCTTCGCGCTGGCCACTGCGGGCAAGCGGGATGTGGCCCTTTACGATGGTTCATGGGCGGAATGGGGCGGGAGAACCGATACGCCCATCGAACGGGGAAGCGAATGACGCGTCTGGTGCCGACGACCATCACGGATCTGCGGATGAGTGCGCCTCCGCGACACCTTCCCCCGCCCCCGGCCGGCATTCGCCTTGCGCTGATGCGTGCTGAAAACTGCCCCCTGCATTTCTACCGATATCTCTACGCCACGATTGGTCGGAGCTATCTCTGGGTCGAACGGCACGGGCTCGACGATGCGACCTTGGCCGAGCGCATCCACGGCGACGGTATCGAAGTCTGGGTTCTTTACGGGAATGGTGCACCGGCCGGCTTTTTCGAGCTCAACTTCGCCGACCCCACGACTGTCGACCTCGTCTATTTCGGTCTCATGCCCGACTGGAAGGGGCGCCGCATCGGGCCCTGGCTCCTCGGCACCGCCGTCAACGAAGCTTTTTCGCGCGGCGCGGAAGCGGTGACTGTGAATACCTGCACGATGGATCACCCGGCAGCCTTACCGCTTTACCAGCGCCTCGGATTTGAGGCCGTGGGCCGGCGGGAGCATCAGCTTCCGGTCCCGGAAGGCTTCAGCCTGCCGAGTCACGTCCCGCCCGCGAATTCACCGTAAGAGGGAACAATTCGCCGTCGGCGGATTTAGGCGAAGCACGAGCCGGTAACTCGCCACTCTTTGTGACCGAACGGCAGAAACGAATGGGTCCGCCATCGCGGGCCCATTTTCTTTGCGACCCATCTTCCGTAGGCGCTCGCAGCGGACCCGGTCTCCGACGAAGACACGGTCACGAGGCGCGGCCCCCGTCCGGTCTGACGTTCCATCGCGTCGGCAACGCTTCCATGGACGAGATTTCCGATATCGTCGCGTTGCCGAGACCCCACCCGGCTCGGAACGCGACCAGTTCGCCGACCGACTGCGAGGTTCCGGCAAGCGCGGAGAACCCGACGATGAGAAGTGCCCCCACCATCAACGTCTTGCGACGGTCCAACCGGCTGGAAACGAAACCTGTGACCAGCATCATCACCGAGGTGACGAAAAAGTAGCTGGTAAACAGTAGCGATACCTGACTGGGGGATGCGTTGAGCCCCGCTGCGATCGAGGTGAGGATCGGATCGACCAGACCGATCGACATGAAGCCAACGACACAGGCGAAAGCGGTCGCCCAAACGGCTTTTGGCTGATCCATAAAATGGGGAGATGCGGAAGTGGCGGACATGCGGATCCTGAACGTCAAAAACAGGTGTATGATACAGGCATATGCTCGGCCCGCACCCAAGAATAAGCTGTATAATACAGGTATTTTGATAAGGCCGCGCACGAGCGGGAGGCCGGCATGACGGACACGACGGCGGTGATCGAAAAGCTGGAACGCGAACTGGCGTTCTTTGCGCGAAGGCTGGAGGCGGTCCACCGCAAACGCGGCTATCCCCTTGAGCGTGCCCACTATCTTCTGCTGCTGCAATTGCGCGAAGGCCCCGCCAGCGTCACCGACCTCGCCCACCACCTCGACCTCGACGATTCAACCGTCACGAGGCAGATCGCCGCCATGCAGCGGCGGCGCCTGATCCGCCGCGTCAAAAATCCGGCCGACGGACGCAGCACCCTGATCGAGCGCACGCGTCTCGGCGCCGAGAGCGCCGAGACGATGCGCCTGGCAAGGCTTGGACGCATCGAGACGCTGTTTGGCGCCTGGAAGCAGGCCGATCGAGACAAGTTCGCGCAGATGCTCGCGCAGGTGAATCTTGCCCTATCGGACTCGCTCAAGGAGCTGACGGAAGAACTTCCCTCCCCGTCCCCGCAGCAACCCAGGCCGGCACGTCCCAAGTCGGCGCGGCAACCAAAGTCGAAGCCTCAGAAAAAGTGACTATCACCCACTCGGAGAGCTCGCTTCATCGGCGTCATCCGGCTCCTCGACGGTTCGCCGGGGATCGCCGGAGAGAAACTCGGCCACGGCCCCGAGACTCGGGATATTCGTCGCGAAGATCTTGATCGCCACGAGAAGCGGCACGGCCATGAACATGCCGACGAAACCCCACAGCCAGCCCCAGAAGGCGATCGACAGGAAAACCGCCACAGGGTTCATTTCAAGCCGCCGTCCGACCACCATCGGCGTGATGAAATTGCCTTCCATGGCGGTGAAGAAGAGATAGACGAGCGGCGGATAGAAAGCCTCGCCGAGGGTCGGAAACGTGACGATGCCGACCACGGCCGAAAGCGCGATGCCCATCATCGACCCGACATAGGGGATGAAATTCAGCAACGTCGCCAGGATGCCCCAAAGCACGGGATTGGGCATGCCGATGACCCACATGCCCGAGCCGATCGCGATGCCCAGCATCGTGTTGATGAAGGTGACAGTGAAAAGATAGCGAGAAAGCTCGCGCTCAATGTCGTGCGCAATCCGCAAGGCTCGCTTCTTGTCACTGAGCGACGGCATCGAACGCACGAGCTTGACGTAGAAGAGCTCCGAATACGCAAGCAGGAAAAAGAGCAGTACGAGGCAAAGGAGAACGCGCGCCAGGATATCGGGTGTGCTGGTCGCGACATCCGACAAGAGCCCCGGCTCCCGCAGCACCACCTCCTGTGCCGCTCCGGGCGCTGGCCCCCCTTTGCCGGTGGTGAACTTATCCACCTCTTTGGATGCGCGCTGCAGCTGCTCGACGGAACCACGCAGATAGCCGACTTTTCGCTCCATCTCCCGCGCAATGCTGGGCGCGCGATCGACCCACTCGCCGATCGGATCGCTCAGGATGTAGGAGCCGCCGACGAGCATGATGAAGGTTGAGGAGACGAGAAGCGCCCCCGTCACCCATTCCGCGATTCCCCGCCGCGAAAAGAAACGCACCACGGGGCTCAAGACGAGCGCAAACAGGAACGCCAGCACGACCGGCAGGAAGAACCCCTTCGCCAGATAGAGCGAGCCGATTAGAGCGATCAAAAACAGACCCGTAAGGGGCCAGGACGCGCGTTGGCGCTGCGGCTCAAGCGGCGTGTCGGCTTGCTGAGAGGTCGCCTCCGAGGGACGGTCGTCAGCTTCGGAATCGGTTGAAGTCATGGGCCTGGCGGGTGTCTGCTACCCGCTTCAAACGCCCTGCGAAGTCCGCAGTTCCGCCATAATCGCAAGCAGTTTGAATAGCTTCCTACCGGTCTCAGCGCCTGACGAAGCAACTCCCCGCCCTCTGCGCTTCCAACCCGCACAAGCGGCAGGCTGAAGACAGCCGGCAGCGGCTCAGCCACCGAAGGCTTCGACGTGATCGAGCCGCTGCCGGCCTGCCTGAAAACCCAGCCTGCCCGTCGATCAATGCAGAATCTGCGAGAGGAAGAGCTTGGTGCGGTCGTGCTGCGGGTTCGTGAAGAACTGCTCGGGTTCGTTCTGCTCCACGATCTGACCGGCATCCATAAAGATGACCCGGTTCGCCACCTGCCGCGCAAAGCCCATCTCGTGCGTGACGACGAGCATGGTCATGCCGGATTTGGCGAGATCGACCATCACGTCGAGCACCTCTTTGATCATCTCCGGATCGAGCGCGGAGGTCGGCTCGTCGAAGAGCATGATGCGCGGGTTCATGCACAAAGCGCGGGCGATCGCCACACGCTGCTGCTGGCCACCCGAAAGCTGTCCCGGATATTTGTTGGCCTGCTCGGGGATTTTCACCCGCTCCAGGTAATGCATCGCCGCCTCTTCGGCCTCGCGCTTGGGCATCTTGCGCACCCAGATCGGCGCCAGCGTGCAATTCTCCAGGATCGTGAGATGCGGGAAGAGATTGAAGTGCTGGAACACCATGCCGACCTCGCGACGAATCTCGTCAATCTTCTTCAGGTCGTTGGTGAGCTCGATCCCATCGACGATGATGTCGCCCTTCTGATGCTCTTCGAGCCGATTGATGCAGCGGATCATCGTCGACTTGCCCGAGCCCGACGGCCCGCACACCACGATACGCTCGCCGCGACGCACATTCAGATTGATGTCGCGCAACACATGGAACTCGCCGAACCATTTGTTGACGCCGCGCATCTCCACGGCAGGACCGGCGTTCGTATCCATCATGTCGGCCGCACCGTTCTCTTCCGTGGAGACGGGGGCACTGGTCTCGGTTTCACTCATCAAAGGGGGCTCCTAACGCGCATGGCCGGTGCGAAGACGGTTTTCGGTGAAGATCGAATACCGCGACATGGAAAAACAGAAAATCCAGTAGACGCAGGCCGCAAAGAAGTAGGCGGTCGTCGCCTGAACCGGCGTCGACCAGCTGGGGTCGGTAAAGCTCGACTGGATCTGGCCGAGAAAATCGAACAGGCCGATGATCAAAACGAGCGTCGTGTCCTTGAACAGGCCGATGAAGGTGTTGACGATGCCCGGGATCACGAGGGTCAGCGCCTGCGGCAGAATGATGAGCCGCATTTTTTGCCAATAAGCAAGGCCAACCGCGTCCGCTCCCTCGTATTGCCCCTTCGGGATCGCCTGCAGCCCCCCGCGGATGACCTCGGCCATATAGGCGGCGGAGAACAAGGCAACGCCGATCAGCGCACGCAGGAGTTTGTCGAAGGAAACACCTTCCGGCAAAAACAGCGGCAGCATCACCGAGGACATGAAAAGGACGGTGATCAAGGGCACGCCGCGCCAGAATTCGATAAAGACGACGCAGACGAAGCGCACGATCGGCATGTCTGAGCGACGCCCGAGAGCGAGCACGACGCCAAGCGGCAAAGACGCGGCAATGCCGGTGATGGCAATGACCAGGGTGACAAGCAGCCCACCCCAGATCGACGTCGGAACGAATTCAAGTCCGAGATCGAGGCTGAGCACGAAGATGACCGCGGCCAGCGCGAGCATCACCGTCAGGACGAGCTTCAGAAGTCCGCCGGCCGGGGCTCCAGTTCCCCTCGCCCACGCATAGCCGATCCCGAGCACGACCAGGGTCAAAAGCGCATATTCGATCCAGAAATCGAGGCCGCTGCCGAGCGGTGCGAGCTCCCGCCCGATCCCGATCATGCTCTCGAATTCCATGTGGCCGCCGGTCAAAAGCAGGAGTGCCGCGACTGGAAAGACGATCGCCATATAGATCAGGTTCATGCTCTTGAAGGGCGCCGCCGGGATGAGGAGCGGCACGACGCCGAGAACGAAGAGAGCGAAGACGATGTTGACGCGCCAACGCTCCTCGACCGGATAGCGCCCATAGATGAACTGGGCAAAATAGTCTTTCACGTAAGGCCAGCAGGCCCCGAACCATCCATTCGGCTGGATGCCGCCCTGGTTGATCGTAGTGCAGACGTCGCGGCTATCGCCGGACCACA
This genomic interval carries:
- a CDS encoding AI-2E family transporter; the encoded protein is MTSTDSEADDRPSEATSQQADTPLEPQRQRASWPLTGLFLIALIGSLYLAKGFFLPVVLAFLFALVLSPVVRFFSRRGIAEWVTGALLVSSTFIMLVGGSYILSDPIGEWVDRAPSIAREMERKVGYLRGSVEQLQRASKEVDKFTTGKGGPAPGAAQEVVLREPGLLSDVATSTPDILARVLLCLVLLFFLLAYSELFYVKLVRSMPSLSDKKRALRIAHDIERELSRYLFTVTFINTMLGIAIGSGMWVIGMPNPVLWGILATLLNFIPYVGSMMGIALSAVVGIVTFPTLGEAFYPPLVYLFFTAMEGNFITPMVVGRRLEMNPVAVFLSIAFWGWLWGFVGMFMAVPLLVAIKIFATNIPSLGAVAEFLSGDPRRTVEEPDDADEASSPSG
- a CDS encoding MarR family winged helix-turn-helix transcriptional regulator — its product is MIEKLERELAFFARRLEAVHRKRGYPLERAHYLLLLQLREGPASVTDLAHHLDLDDSTVTRQIAAMQRRRLIRRVKNPADGRSTLIERTRLGAESAETMRLARLGRIETLFGAWKQADRDKFAQMLAQVNLALSDSLKELTEELPSPSPQQPRPARPKSARQPKSKPQKK
- a CDS encoding amino acid ABC transporter permease, translated to MSDIQSETDLVYVRDEMLSQSPPPHRESGPLGWLRKNLFSSWSNALLTLIALYVIWIVVPPLIDFALVQAVWSGDSRDVCTTINQGGIQPNGWFGACWPYVKDYFAQFIYGRYPVEERWRVNIVFALFVLGVVPLLIPAAPFKSMNLIYMAIVFPVAALLLLTGGHMEFESMIGIGRELAPLGSGLDFWIEYALLTLVVLGIGYAWARGTGAPAGGLLKLVLTVMLALAAVIFVLSLDLGLEFVPTSIWGGLLVTLVIAITGIAASLPLGVVLALGRRSDMPIVRFVCVVFIEFWRGVPLITVLFMSSVMLPLFLPEGVSFDKLLRALIGVALFSAAYMAEVIRGGLQAIPKGQYEGADAVGLAYWQKMRLIILPQALTLVIPGIVNTFIGLFKDTTLVLIIGLFDFLGQIQSSFTDPSWSTPVQATTAYFFAACVYWIFCFSMSRYSIFTENRLRTGHAR
- a CDS encoding MFS transporter, with the protein product MSATSASPHFMDQPKAVWATAFACVVGFMSIGLVDPILTSIAAGLNASPSQVSLLFTSYFFVTSVMMLVTGFVSSRLDRRKTLMVGALLIVGFSALAGTSQSVGELVAFRAGWGLGNATISEISSMEALPTRWNVRPDGGRAS
- a CDS encoding amino acid ABC transporter ATP-binding protein, whose amino-acid sequence is MMDTNAGPAVEMRGVNKWFGEFHVLRDINLNVRRGERIVVCGPSGSGKSTMIRCINRLEEHQKGDIIVDGIELTNDLKKIDEIRREVGMVFQHFNLFPHLTILENCTLAPIWVRKMPKREAEEAAMHYLERVKIPEQANKYPGQLSGGQQQRVAIARALCMNPRIMLFDEPTSALDPEMIKEVLDVMVDLAKSGMTMLVVTHEMGFARQVANRVIFMDAGQIVEQNEPEQFFTNPQHDRTKLFLSQILH
- a CDS encoding GNAT family N-acetyltransferase, which translates into the protein MTRLVPTTITDLRMSAPPRHLPPPPAGIRLALMRAENCPLHFYRYLYATIGRSYLWVERHGLDDATLAERIHGDGIEVWVLYGNGAPAGFFELNFADPTTVDLVYFGLMPDWKGRRIGPWLLGTAVNEAFSRGAEAVTVNTCTMDHPAALPLYQRLGFEAVGRREHQLPVPEGFSLPSHVPPANSP